A genome region from Chryseobacterium sp. G0186 includes the following:
- a CDS encoding T9SS type A sorting domain-containing protein, giving the protein MKTNLLLRQHALKAAMSALFLFLMNSMSFAQIVKYYATSQTNQVYGICIGCGVVNPQNAVGSNENDYSVLQVSVGLLARTEQTLIFPNSAYTNKLVIGIGSNGTPLSAQVLGGVSIETFNGDVSNNDYQSLSNSIIKLGDTDPSKGEIELTMNIPYDRIKINVNSGLLNLGGELRVYYGYQYRDPFISLLAHSKDGQVTLDKNLPLKDSEVTLINPSGKEVFRTKLQSNIFETKQPEGIYIMKLQTKDGKTYSNKILLK; this is encoded by the coding sequence ATGAAAACCAATTTATTATTGAGACAGCATGCCTTAAAAGCAGCTATGTCTGCCCTTTTCCTGTTCTTAATGAACTCTATGTCTTTTGCACAAATTGTAAAGTATTATGCCACCAGCCAAACCAATCAAGTGTATGGTATCTGCATAGGTTGCGGTGTAGTAAATCCACAAAACGCAGTAGGAAGCAATGAAAATGATTATTCTGTTCTACAGGTGTCAGTAGGTTTGCTAGCCCGTACTGAGCAAACATTAATTTTCCCGAATAGTGCTTATACCAATAAGCTGGTGATAGGTATTGGTTCAAACGGAACTCCCCTATCTGCACAGGTACTGGGAGGGGTATCTATTGAAACATTTAATGGAGATGTTTCAAACAATGATTATCAGAGTCTGAGTAACAGTATTATTAAACTTGGGGATACAGACCCTAGCAAGGGTGAGATTGAACTTACCATGAATATTCCCTATGACCGAATTAAAATAAACGTTAATTCCGGCTTACTGAATTTAGGCGGGGAACTTAGGGTATATTATGGTTACCAGTACAGAGATCCTTTCATTAGTCTTTTAGCTCACAGCAAGGACGGACAGGTTACCCTTGATAAAAATCTTCCATTAAAAGATTCTGAGGTGACCTTAATCAATCCATCAGGAAAAGAGGTATTCCGTACCAAGCTTCAATCCAATATATTTGAAACGAAGCAGCCTGAAGGAATTTACATCATGAAACTTCAAACAAAAGACGGAAAAACATATTCCAATAAAATTTTACTTAAATAA
- a CDS encoding T9SS type A sorting domain-containing protein encodes MKLNLLLGNQFSFKAVLGALFLFSIQTLTFAQNRIYAHAQNSGVFGVLCLGCRVDNPMNAVGDNENDYSTMVLGTVLLGGIQQTLTFPDLRSDTRLVVGIGTDNIPLSVQLLSGVTLETMNGGSSNDDRRAIDVSLLKLGATPNRGTVEFKPEKPYDGIRIGLTGGVLSLGGGFRIYYAYQDPLINIMAHSQNGQVTLNGNIPLEGAEVALTNTSGKEVYRSKLRSQTFESNQPEGIYFMTVQTKDGKTYSKKIIIK; translated from the coding sequence ATGAAACTTAATTTACTCTTGGGAAATCAGTTTTCTTTTAAGGCTGTATTAGGAGCCTTATTTTTATTCTCTATCCAAACATTAACTTTTGCACAGAACAGGATTTATGCACACGCACAGAACTCAGGTGTTTTTGGGGTTTTGTGTCTAGGATGTCGTGTAGATAATCCTATGAATGCTGTGGGAGATAATGAAAATGATTATTCAACGATGGTACTTGGAACGGTATTGTTAGGTGGAATTCAACAGACGTTAACTTTTCCAGACCTTAGATCAGACACAAGACTTGTTGTAGGTATTGGAACTGACAATATTCCTTTATCTGTACAGCTTCTAAGCGGCGTAACTCTTGAAACAATGAATGGAGGCAGCTCTAATGACGATCGCAGAGCTATAGACGTAAGCTTACTAAAGCTTGGTGCAACACCTAACAGAGGTACCGTAGAATTTAAGCCGGAAAAACCTTATGATGGTATAAGAATAGGCCTTACAGGGGGAGTCTTAAGTCTTGGAGGCGGATTCAGAATTTATTATGCCTACCAGGATCCATTGATCAATATTATGGCACACAGCCAGAACGGCCAGGTTACCCTGAATGGAAATATTCCGTTGGAAGGAGCTGAAGTAGCATTAACGAATACTTCAGGTAAGGAAGTATACCGTTCTAAACTGAGATCTCAAACCTTTGAATCAAACCAGCCTGAGGGAATCTATTTTATGACTGTCCAGACTAAGGATGGAAAAACGTATTCTAAAAAAATCATTATTAAATAA
- the rpsT gene encoding 30S ribosomal protein S20, translated as MANHKSALKRIRQNEVRRLRNRYYHKTARTALKVLRNEENKAAATEQLPKVIALLDKLAKKNIIHKNKAANLKSKLTKHVNKLA; from the coding sequence ATGGCAAATCATAAATCAGCGTTAAAGAGAATTAGACAAAACGAAGTTAGAAGACTTCGTAACAGATACTACCACAAGACTGCTAGAACAGCTTTGAAAGTATTAAGAAATGAAGAAAATAAAGCTGCTGCTACAGAGCAACTGCCAAAAGTTATCGCTTTATTGGATAAATTAGCTAAGAAAAATATTATCCACAAAAACAAAGCGGCTAACTTAAAAAGCAAATTAACAAAGCACGTTAATAAATTAGCGTAA
- a CDS encoding GEVED domain-containing protein: MKKMLLVIMPFLGMMISAQELCGFDQVQQELEMKNPEIQKAREEAEARFLKMDVKEYLNKVGATSKNGQYTGPIYEIPVVVHVIESSAASNASFALTDAQIQTWIENCNKMYATTYGNGFFPEGNGIDDGNVIPFKLVLAKRTPQCTSTNGIIRYNGSIFPEYDTKGMRNSGTTGPTASDIIGIAPHWAENYYYNIYLVIGFDSPNGGINGWSGFPANPDKDYHSFMKVAVVKNTHSVTLAHEFAHSIGLYHPFNGISTNPSSPQASDCPDNSDCTTKNDRVCDTEPTASLLNVSPFPSNTDVNPCTALPYQGIQYNIMNYTSRRKKFTSGQRDRGVAMFMQSRSSLTTSLGGTDLTTNPSPLNTLAASACNPAGVNNGGNYGMGPRRVQLGSIDFRTSSSSGLDYYVDYSLLSCINPSVYTDLSTTSNQLKVSITNYSQFVKAWIDYNNNGIFEASELIGASPGRVSVGASPYVITFTPPVDAVKDTYLRMRIIADDSNNTPCQNLSYGQVEDYAVRILGLTLNTNEVKKSDSSVHYSENSNSLILVNGGSKKFGAYEIYDISGKLLQKGKSDTNEIKLIFSNKGIYVLTFTANGQKVSKKFMQ; the protein is encoded by the coding sequence ATGAAAAAAATGTTACTTGTCATCATGCCATTCTTGGGCATGATGATATCTGCACAAGAACTGTGTGGATTTGATCAAGTTCAGCAGGAACTTGAAATGAAAAATCCTGAAATACAAAAGGCAAGGGAAGAAGCGGAAGCACGCTTTTTGAAGATGGATGTAAAAGAATATCTTAATAAAGTAGGGGCAACTTCTAAAAACGGGCAATATACCGGACCAATCTATGAAATTCCTGTTGTGGTGCATGTCATAGAATCTTCTGCAGCTTCTAATGCATCCTTTGCACTTACTGATGCGCAAATTCAAACATGGATAGAAAACTGCAACAAAATGTACGCGACTACGTATGGGAATGGTTTCTTTCCGGAGGGAAACGGAATTGATGACGGAAATGTTATTCCATTTAAACTGGTATTGGCTAAAAGAACCCCACAGTGTACAAGTACTAATGGGATTATACGATATAATGGCAGTATCTTTCCGGAATATGACACGAAAGGTATGCGGAATAGTGGAACAACTGGGCCTACGGCAAGTGATATAATAGGCATTGCGCCACATTGGGCAGAAAATTATTATTATAATATTTATCTAGTTATTGGTTTTGATTCACCTAATGGGGGAATCAATGGCTGGTCTGGTTTCCCGGCGAATCCGGATAAGGACTATCACTCTTTTATGAAAGTGGCTGTAGTTAAAAATACTCATAGCGTTACTTTGGCACATGAATTTGCACATTCAATTGGATTGTATCATCCTTTTAACGGGATTTCCACAAATCCATCTTCTCCGCAGGCTTCGGATTGTCCAGATAATTCTGACTGTACAACTAAAAATGACAGAGTGTGTGACACAGAGCCTACTGCCAGTCTTTTGAATGTTTCCCCTTTCCCCTCCAATACAGATGTCAATCCATGTACAGCATTGCCTTATCAAGGTATTCAGTATAATATTATGAATTATACTTCCCGTCGAAAAAAGTTTACTTCCGGGCAGAGAGATCGTGGCGTAGCGATGTTTATGCAGAGCCGTTCAAGTCTGACCACTTCTTTGGGAGGAACTGATCTGACTACAAATCCTTCTCCTCTTAATACTTTGGCTGCTTCTGCCTGTAATCCGGCGGGGGTCAATAATGGAGGAAACTATGGAATGGGTCCTCGCAGAGTGCAGCTGGGCAGTATTGATTTTAGGACTTCTTCATCCAGCGGTTTAGATTATTATGTTGATTATAGTTTACTGAGCTGTATTAATCCTTCGGTGTATACTGATCTTAGCACTACCTCCAATCAACTAAAGGTAAGCATTACTAACTATAGCCAATTTGTAAAGGCTTGGATTGATTATAACAATAACGGTATTTTTGAGGCTTCAGAGCTTATTGGAGCTTCACCTGGCAGGGTTTCTGTTGGGGCGTCTCCATATGTGATCACTTTTACTCCTCCTGTGGACGCAGTGAAGGATACCTATTTAAGAATGAGAATAATAGCTGACGACTCCAACAATACTCCTTGTCAAAACTTAAGCTATGGCCAGGTTGAAGATTATGCGGTAAGAATTCTGGGATTAACTTTAAATACGAATGAAGTCAAAAAATCAGACAGTTCAGTTCATTATTCTGAAAACAGTAACTCGTTGATTCTTGTTAATGGTGGCTCTAAAAAATTTGGAGCCTATGAAATTTACGATATCAGTGGAAAATTGTTGCAAAAAGGAAAATCTGATACAAATGAGATAAAATTAATCTTTTCTAACAAAGGAATTTATGTTCTTACGTTTACGGCTAACGGCCAGAAAGTATCGAAAAAATTCATGCAATAA
- a CDS encoding N-acetylmuramoyl-L-alanine amidase, translating to MHKQNFKIILSFLLILISNFIFSQKKLTIVLDAGHGGSDHGANRSYADIGRVAEKDITLAITLKVGAMLEKNRDFKVIYTRKIDEYPSLSDRTNLANRSKADLFVSIHCNSSARPTAYGTETYVQGPNQNNENLEVAKRENDVIFLDEKDKQTFGSYNPESPESLIALKLQQSKYLESSLLLGGLVEDNFVNKDKRSSRGVFQKNLHVLRMNAMPSVLIETGFINHPEESHYIASEKGQNEIAESIYNAIIDYKKAIDRKTGGAFTTKKQEPEKPAETPLKNDFRILLMSSPNKYAENDPALKGLSYILTLKENGQYKYYYAVTNMASVKDINLKSAKDAGFRNAFAVGFMPNQKISMGYYTIEVYTGDKLNGNSYILQNLKDVEREKDSGVFYYTYGKVYTLEDAVKLQKEVEAKGIKNTVIQKVYK from the coding sequence ATGCACAAACAAAATTTTAAAATAATTTTATCATTTCTCCTTATCCTTATAAGCAACTTTATTTTCTCTCAAAAGAAGCTTACCATCGTTTTGGATGCCGGACACGGGGGAAGTGATCATGGGGCTAACAGGTCCTATGCGGACATTGGAAGAGTCGCAGAAAAAGACATTACACTTGCCATTACCTTAAAGGTAGGGGCAATGCTTGAAAAAAACAGAGACTTCAAGGTCATCTATACCCGTAAGATAGATGAATATCCTTCTCTCTCTGACAGAACTAACCTTGCCAACAGAAGTAAAGCTGACTTATTTGTTTCCATCCACTGTAACTCTTCAGCAAGACCTACAGCCTATGGTACAGAAACTTATGTACAGGGACCTAACCAAAATAATGAGAACCTTGAGGTAGCCAAAAGAGAAAATGATGTGATCTTTCTGGATGAAAAGGATAAGCAGACCTTCGGATCTTATAATCCTGAATCTCCTGAATCTTTAATTGCCTTAAAACTTCAGCAAAGCAAATATCTTGAATCAAGTCTTCTTTTGGGTGGATTGGTAGAGGACAACTTTGTGAATAAGGACAAAAGATCCTCAAGAGGGGTATTTCAGAAAAACCTTCACGTTCTTCGTATGAATGCGATGCCCTCTGTACTGATAGAAACCGGGTTTATCAATCACCCGGAAGAAAGCCATTACATTGCTTCTGAAAAGGGACAAAATGAAATTGCAGAAAGTATCTATAACGCTATCATAGACTATAAAAAAGCAATTGACAGAAAAACTGGCGGAGCTTTTACTACCAAAAAACAAGAACCTGAAAAACCGGCAGAAACTCCTCTGAAAAACGATTTCAGAATATTACTGATGAGTTCTCCGAACAAGTATGCTGAGAATGATCCTGCCCTGAAAGGACTGAGCTACATCCTCACTCTTAAGGAAAATGGACAGTACAAATATTATTATGCCGTAACCAATATGGCTTCTGTAAAAGATATTAATCTTAAAAGTGCCAAGGATGCAGGATTCAGGAATGCATTTGCGGTAGGATTTATGCCGAATCAGAAAATAAGTATGGGGTATTATACCATAGAAGTCTATACGGGAGATAAACTGAACGGAAATTCTTACATCCTTCAAAATCTAAAAGATGTGGAGAGAGAGAAAGACAGTGGAGTATTTTATTACACGTATGGAAAAGTATATACGTTGGAAGATGCCGTAAAACTTCAAAAAGAAGTTGAAGCTAAAGGCATCAAAAATACAGTGATACAAAAGGTGTACAAATAA
- a CDS encoding putative LPS assembly protein LptD yields MAKTVLKNILQILIILIFNNFLAQKTSDKLPKNAVNDTISKKDTIVVKKEALDDVLHTKADDQRRDIPKKMTFLNKNAQVKYQDMQIDADYISIDDNKNLIYARGKQDSLGKIIEPVITTQAGKKYETNEFSYNTKTKQAIAFNARTEESEGVIIAQKTKKYNDSVYAMRKADYTTDEYFLKKKDTTADYFMRAYNIKLIKTKNKSQIVTGPIQMFIEKVPTPLYLPFAILPFSDKRAAGILIPSFGEREDVGFFLNGIGYYQPIGEHFDLKVLADIYTKGSWNLRPQMNYQKKYRYSGTFNADVGTMVRGIKGLDDYTKNSTYRINWSHSQDAKANPFLTFSAQVDIVSTKFYNNPLNNNYIFNQNVLNTQQNSTVTLTKRFLKLPMTITGTASYSQNFATGFADLRLPQMNVAVNQFYLFKSKTGVRQGLLENITVNTGFNLTNFVNTQENELFKKEMWDKMQTGLKNNIALATNTTLAKYFTFSLSANIDNALTTKTLNRYYDPIKNVTVDEINKNFTGYSTFSTTASLQTTLYGMMKFKKGSAVEAVRHMMIPSIGFTYAPDFSSPNFGYYKNYYNANGAITPYSIFEKGIVGSPSSGMVGALGFSIGNNIEMKVKSKSDSTGVKKIKIFESLNLTGSYNFAAKTHPWSIFTINGQSSFFNNKLTVNTSLSLEPYKIVFIPGQDTGIRTEQFGHFGVQGFNVQLSYPLSSELFGEKKDYAKKYSMKGEVRNENYYFDDDHYAHFDQTWTLNVNANYAYSKGLNRFGSKIASIGLDGSIKLTPFWNINGSTHYDLVTKELAYTRIGFSRDQRSFTINFNWVPFGQYKVYDFFIGIKANILSDALKYKDRSFTQPNSPF; encoded by the coding sequence TTGGCCAAAACCGTCCTCAAAAATATATTACAAATTTTAATTATCCTAATTTTTAACAATTTTTTAGCACAGAAAACGTCTGATAAATTGCCTAAAAATGCGGTTAATGATACTATTTCCAAAAAGGATACCATAGTTGTAAAAAAAGAAGCTTTAGATGATGTTCTTCATACAAAGGCAGATGATCAACGAAGAGATATCCCCAAGAAGATGACATTCCTTAACAAGAATGCCCAGGTAAAATACCAGGATATGCAGATTGATGCAGATTATATTTCCATTGATGATAATAAAAATCTGATCTATGCAAGGGGAAAACAAGACTCTTTGGGAAAAATAATAGAACCTGTAATTACTACACAGGCTGGAAAGAAATACGAAACCAATGAGTTTAGTTATAACACGAAAACTAAACAGGCGATTGCTTTTAATGCAAGAACAGAGGAGAGTGAAGGGGTAATTATAGCCCAGAAAACAAAAAAATATAACGATTCGGTGTATGCCATGCGAAAAGCAGATTATACAACCGATGAATATTTTCTTAAGAAAAAAGATACCACTGCGGATTATTTTATGAGGGCTTATAATATTAAGCTTATTAAAACTAAAAATAAATCTCAGATCGTTACAGGCCCTATTCAGATGTTTATAGAGAAAGTTCCGACGCCTCTTTATCTTCCGTTTGCCATCCTGCCATTTTCAGACAAAAGAGCTGCCGGTATTTTGATCCCAAGTTTCGGGGAAAGAGAAGATGTAGGCTTCTTCCTTAACGGAATAGGGTATTACCAGCCTATTGGAGAACATTTTGACCTTAAGGTTCTTGCAGATATTTATACCAAGGGTAGCTGGAACCTCCGTCCACAAATGAATTACCAGAAGAAATACCGTTACTCAGGAACCTTTAATGCAGATGTAGGAACCATGGTAAGAGGAATAAAAGGGCTGGATGATTATACCAAAAACAGTACTTATAGAATTAACTGGAGCCACTCACAGGATGCCAAGGCAAATCCTTTCCTTACTTTTAGTGCACAGGTGGATATTGTAAGTACGAAGTTTTATAACAACCCACTTAACAATAATTATATTTTCAATCAAAATGTATTGAATACCCAGCAGAACTCTACGGTAACCCTTACCAAGAGATTTCTGAAACTTCCGATGACTATTACAGGAACAGCTTCCTATTCACAGAATTTTGCAACAGGATTTGCTGATCTTCGTTTACCACAAATGAATGTAGCAGTTAATCAGTTCTATCTGTTTAAATCAAAAACAGGGGTAAGACAGGGACTTCTTGAAAATATTACGGTTAATACAGGTTTTAACCTTACCAACTTTGTAAATACCCAGGAAAACGAATTGTTTAAAAAGGAAATGTGGGATAAGATGCAGACAGGTCTTAAGAACAACATTGCCTTAGCTACCAATACAACACTTGCTAAATATTTTACGTTCAGCTTAAGTGCTAATATTGACAATGCCCTGACAACAAAAACACTGAACAGGTATTATGATCCTATCAAAAATGTTACAGTGGATGAAATTAATAAAAACTTCACAGGATATTCTACGTTCTCTACCACTGCCAGTCTTCAGACAACCCTTTACGGGATGATGAAGTTTAAAAAAGGATCAGCGGTGGAAGCCGTAAGACACATGATGATTCCAAGTATAGGGTTTACGTATGCTCCGGATTTTTCAAGCCCTAACTTCGGATACTATAAGAACTACTATAATGCAAACGGAGCTATTACTCCTTATTCTATTTTTGAAAAAGGAATCGTGGGAAGTCCGTCAAGCGGAATGGTAGGAGCACTTGGTTTCAGTATCGGGAACAATATTGAAATGAAAGTGAAATCCAAAAGTGATTCAACAGGAGTGAAGAAGATCAAGATCTTTGAATCCCTAAACCTTACAGGAAGTTACAACTTTGCTGCAAAGACTCATCCATGGTCTATCTTTACAATCAATGGGCAGTCATCATTCTTCAATAACAAACTTACCGTAAATACAAGTCTTTCTCTTGAACCTTATAAAATTGTCTTTATACCTGGACAAGATACAGGAATCAGAACTGAGCAATTCGGACATTTTGGAGTACAGGGTTTCAACGTTCAGTTATCTTATCCTTTGAGCAGTGAACTTTTTGGAGAAAAGAAAGACTATGCTAAAAAATACTCAATGAAGGGAGAGGTTCGAAATGAAAATTATTATTTCGATGATGATCACTATGCTCATTTTGATCAAACCTGGACCTTGAATGTGAATGCTAATTATGCCTATTCAAAAGGATTAAACCGATTTGGAAGCAAAATTGCATCCATAGGTCTTGACGGAAGTATTAAGCTTACTCCATTCTGGAACATCAACGGAAGTACCCATTATGACTTGGTGACTAAGGAATTGGCATATACAAGAATAGGTTTTTCAAGAGATCAGCGAAGTTTTACCATTAATTTCAACTGGGTGCCATTCGGACAATATAAAGTGTACGACTTCTTTATTGGGATCAAAGCCAATATCTTAAGTGATGCATTGAAGTATAAAGACCGAAGCTTTACCCAGCCAAATTCACCTTTCTAA
- a CDS encoding RidA family protein, giving the protein MKQIINTVNAPAAIGPYSQANMANGVLYISGQIPVDPATGKLVEGIEKETHQVMKNLEAILTEAGMTFKNVVKATIFLKSMDDFAVMNDIYASYLDAESYPARETVQVSCLPKNVDIEISMIAHQD; this is encoded by the coding sequence ATGAAACAAATAATCAACACAGTTAATGCACCTGCAGCAATCGGCCCTTATTCACAAGCTAATATGGCAAATGGAGTTTTATACATCTCCGGACAGATTCCTGTAGATCCTGCAACTGGTAAACTGGTAGAGGGAATTGAAAAGGAGACGCATCAGGTTATGAAAAATCTTGAAGCAATTCTTACAGAGGCTGGAATGACTTTCAAAAACGTTGTAAAAGCAACCATCTTCCTTAAAAGCATGGATGATTTTGCGGTAATGAATGATATTTATGCTTCTTATTTAGATGCAGAAAGCTATCCTGCCCGTGAAACTGTACAGGTTTCTTGTCTGCCTAAAAATGTGGATATCGAAATTTCTATGATTGCACATCAGGATTAA
- a CDS encoding trypsin-like peptidase domain-containing protein: MKSTLKKLLPFAVVGVISGATTVGALQYFGPTSNNGDQSFFTTSAPTASFAGMNTGAVGDDFVKAAKTTVPAVVTIKNYQSRTASRASEQDLFDFFFGDPFGGRGQQRQKQQQAPENMPSGMGSGVIISPDGYIISNNHVVAGANKLEVVLSNKKSYIATLVGTDPNTDISLLKIEEKGLPYLNFANSDNIDVGQWVLAVGNPLGLNSTVTAGIVSAKGRGIGILGSQGKATNPIESFIQTDAAINPGNSGGALVNTNGELIGINSAIQSTTGYYQGYGFAVPANLARKIVEDIKKFGIVQRGFLGVQSLDLSNDQLVAAYNKQYKTNLKSGAGVYVTGFGENSGAEDAGLKKGDIITKIDTYDITDFADLSMSIGSKRPGDKVQVTYARNGKESTTTVTLRDQKGGTSTRTKADLSITEKIGAEFDPLTERFKTEYGLNSGVVAKNVSEGSEMAKIGIVDNYIIVEINGKPVNSQKDVEKILDKYQGNVQVKFVDDYGRMYTKGFRMP, encoded by the coding sequence ATGAAGAGTACTTTAAAAAAACTATTACCATTTGCAGTAGTCGGAGTTATTTCTGGAGCTACTACCGTTGGAGCTTTACAATATTTCGGACCTACCTCCAACAACGGAGATCAATCTTTTTTTACAACATCAGCTCCTACGGCATCATTCGCGGGAATGAATACCGGAGCAGTAGGTGATGACTTTGTAAAGGCAGCGAAAACAACCGTTCCTGCTGTAGTTACTATTAAAAATTACCAAAGCAGAACGGCAAGCAGAGCCTCTGAGCAGGACTTGTTTGATTTCTTCTTTGGAGATCCATTTGGAGGAAGAGGCCAGCAAAGGCAAAAACAACAGCAGGCACCTGAAAATATGCCATCAGGAATGGGTTCTGGTGTTATCATCTCTCCTGACGGTTATATCATCTCAAACAACCACGTTGTAGCTGGGGCAAATAAACTGGAAGTTGTACTGAGCAACAAAAAATCATATATAGCCACCTTGGTAGGAACTGACCCAAATACGGACATTTCCTTACTGAAGATTGAGGAGAAAGGACTTCCTTATCTAAACTTTGCCAACTCTGATAATATTGACGTTGGGCAATGGGTACTTGCGGTAGGAAATCCATTGGGGTTAAATTCTACAGTAACGGCCGGTATTGTTTCTGCTAAAGGAAGAGGGATTGGAATTCTGGGAAGCCAAGGAAAGGCAACCAATCCAATCGAAAGCTTTATCCAGACTGATGCTGCTATCAACCCGGGAAACTCTGGAGGAGCCTTGGTAAATACTAATGGAGAGCTGATCGGGATCAATTCTGCGATTCAGTCTACTACAGGATATTATCAGGGATATGGATTTGCAGTTCCGGCTAATCTGGCAAGAAAAATTGTAGAGGATATCAAGAAGTTCGGAATTGTACAAAGAGGGTTCCTTGGAGTACAGTCTTTAGATCTTTCGAATGACCAGTTGGTAGCCGCTTACAATAAGCAATATAAAACAAATCTTAAATCCGGTGCAGGAGTATATGTTACAGGATTTGGAGAGAATAGCGGTGCTGAAGATGCAGGTCTGAAAAAAGGAGATATCATCACCAAAATAGACACCTATGACATCACAGATTTTGCTGATCTATCTATGTCAATCGGAAGCAAGCGTCCTGGTGACAAGGTACAGGTAACCTATGCAAGAAATGGCAAGGAATCTACTACTACGGTAACCCTTAGAGACCAAAAAGGAGGAACTTCTACGAGAACAAAGGCAGATCTTAGCATTACAGAAAAGATAGGTGCCGAATTTGATCCTCTTACTGAAAGATTCAAAACCGAGTACGGACTGAACAGTGGTGTTGTCGCAAAGAATGTATCTGAAGGCAGTGAAATGGCAAAAATCGGAATTGTAGACAACTACATCATTGTTGAAATCAATGGTAAGCCGGTTAACTCTCAGAAAGATGTAGAAAAGATCCTGGATAAGTACCAAGGAAATGTACAGGTGAAATTTGTAGATGACTACGGAAGAATGTATACCAAAGGATTTAGAATGCCTTAA
- a CDS encoding rhodanese-related sulfurtransferase → MQLYNTLSAEERAQLIDEAGKERLTLSFYAYAKIEDPKKFRDELFIAWNALDALGRIYVANEGINAQMSVPADQFEAFRDTLEVYDFMKGLRLNVAVEQDNHSFLKLTIKVRHKIVADGLNDDSFDVTNKGIHLKAQEFNNLLEDPNTIVVDFRNHYESEVGHFEGAITPDVENFRESLPIINDQLQDFKEDKNLLMYCTGGIRCEKASAYFKHQGFKNVYQLEGGIIEYTRQIKEEGIESKFIGKNFVFDHRLGERITDDIISQCHQCGKPCDNHTNCANDACHLLFIQCDECKAAMENCCSTDCLETIHLPVEEQLKLRKGLQVGNKVFRKGKSDALKFKNSGDLSTQALGKATKVETKDIRQKIKVKKTLIGKAEHYYSKSKIAQFLIESKELSIGDKVLISGPTTGDQEVTITQIYANGGPCETAKIGDQITFELPFRVRLSDKLYKIVQPSENA, encoded by the coding sequence ATGCAACTGTATAACACCTTAAGCGCAGAAGAAAGAGCTCAACTTATTGATGAAGCCGGTAAGGAACGTCTTACTTTGTCTTTCTATGCGTATGCCAAAATTGAAGATCCCAAAAAATTTCGCGACGAATTATTTATAGCTTGGAATGCACTTGATGCACTGGGCCGTATTTATGTTGCCAACGAAGGAATTAATGCTCAGATGAGTGTTCCTGCAGATCAATTTGAGGCTTTTCGTGATACGCTGGAAGTGTATGACTTTATGAAAGGACTTCGTCTTAATGTAGCTGTTGAGCAAGACAATCATTCATTCTTAAAACTGACCATAAAAGTTAGACATAAAATAGTTGCTGATGGTTTAAATGATGATTCTTTTGATGTTACCAATAAAGGAATACATTTAAAAGCACAGGAATTTAATAACTTATTGGAAGACCCTAATACCATTGTAGTAGATTTTAGAAACCATTACGAAAGTGAAGTAGGGCATTTTGAAGGAGCTATCACTCCGGATGTGGAAAACTTCAGAGAAAGTTTACCTATCATCAACGATCAGTTACAGGATTTTAAAGAAGATAAAAACCTGCTAATGTATTGTACCGGCGGAATTCGTTGTGAAAAGGCCAGTGCTTACTTTAAGCATCAGGGTTTTAAAAATGTGTACCAGCTAGAAGGAGGAATCATTGAATATACCCGTCAAATAAAAGAAGAGGGAATAGAAAGTAAATTTATTGGTAAAAACTTTGTATTTGACCATCGTTTAGGGGAGAGAATCACTGATGATATTATTTCGCAGTGCCACCAATGTGGAAAGCCTTGCGACAACCATACCAATTGTGCTAATGACGCTTGTCACTTATTGTTTATCCAGTGTGATGAATGTAAAGCTGCTATGGAAAACTGCTGTTCTACAGATTGTTTGGAAACAATACATTTACCTGTAGAAGAGCAATTAAAGCTGAGAAAAGGATTACAGGTTGGAAATAAAGTTTTCAGAAAAGGAAAATCTGATGCGCTGAAATTTAAAAACTCAGGAGATTTATCAACACAAGCTTTAGGAAAAGCTACGAAGGTTGAAACGAAGGATATTCGCCAGAAAATTAAAGTTAAAAAAACATTAATTGGGAAAGCTGAACATTACTATTCAAAATCAAAAATTGCACAGTTTTTAATTGAGAGCAAAGAACTTTCTATAGGGGATAAGGTTTTGATTTCAGGTCCAACAACGGGTGATCAGGAAGTTACAATTACTCAGATTTATGCCAATGGAGGTCCTTGTGAAACAGCAAAAATAGGAGATCAGATTACTTTTGAACTTCCATTTAGAGTTCGTTTGTCTGACAAATTATATAAAATTGTACAGCCCTCTGAAAACGCATAA